The region GGTTCATCATGACTGAAGTTGTTGGTTTATCTTTTCATAGCGTCTGAAGATTGCATCGCCGAAGGTGAATCTTCGGGTGACTTGATGCGATCCGTACGATTTTCGGGTGTGGATACCGAATTGGTTTTCCTGGTCGTTGTTTGAGATTTCGATTTTCCCAGGCCCAGCATTCCTAACCAGCCACCTTTGGTTGGCTGGTTTTGAGCTCTGGTCGAGGGGGTGAGAGTCTCTGGGCTTTCTGGCAGTTCAAATTCAGCGACTTGTTTTTTGTCGCCATTAAAAATTTCAACTTTCCAGGTTGGTTTTGGTGGAGGCGGTGGTTCGACCACTGGTGCGGTTTCATCGGTGCTGGAATTCAGAAAATCAGCGAACGATGGCTGAGGCATTGCTGGTGTTGGAGATGGCGATGCGGGGAGACTGCTGGCCACACTTTGTGGAGTTGTGGCAGGTTCTTGATCTTCAGGTTCATCAAACAGTTCTGCTAACTTGCGATCGAGGGCGTTTTCATCGAGATCACCAGTCTGCTCGGCAGGAGCTTTATCGTTGCGGCCTCGCAAGAGCAGGTGGAGAGTTCCCTTTTCCTGTGCGAGTTGCAGCAAGGCTCCCTGGCCTGGGTAAACCAGCAAGGAAACGTTCTTGGATTGAGAGGAATCTTCTTTAGCGGCTTCCGTTCCCATGCGAACGGAATCTGTCGCCCAGACCTCGATATATTGGAGGACTGTGCGAGTTTTGAATGTCTTGCCGTACTTGGGACGCGTGTAGGAATAGGTAACTTGCACATCGACACGGTCGCCCGGGGAGAGCAAACCGCTGTGCGTCATGGTGGCAGTGACAGGTACAGTCACCACGCGCATGCCTGGCGGAATCTCCATTGAAGCGCCGTATTCGCCCTTGTTTCCCAATTGTTTCTTGAGAACATACTGGCCCTCGTAGAGTTTCACACGAGGAGCCCGCTTATCGTATTCTTCTTTGCTGCTGATGACGTCATCAGGAGCTTCACTTTTCGAGACCAGTTTAAAGCCCACGCAGGTTTCATCCAGAGGAGTCCCTGCCTGAACCTCTTTGCGAGCCACGAGCACCTTGATTTTCGGCCCGGAGCCTTCTCCGGAACGACTGCCTAATGTCTGTTGAACTCCCATCATGGCAATCAGCCCGCAGGCCACAGCCACCAGCATGAGAATCATGGGTTTCATTTTCATAGTACCACTCCGAGTGGAATCTCTGGTCGAGAGAACGAGGCTGAATTGTCACTAACATTCAGCATAGGTCACATTCTCAGGACAGGTCGAAAGATTCCTGACTCGATACAAAGAGCCCTCCGCGGCGAGGCGGAATGGACGCTATCAGCATTGATCGGTCAAGAAATGGCAGACTCTTCACTCTTTGACGCCTGCAACCGTCAGAACGATTGAACGAGTTATGCCGCAGATGCTGCTATGGCGAACTCTGCAGAAAATCAGTGATCTTCTGGCAAATGATTTTGTGCAATCGGCGTGATCGATCTGCGAAACTTCTCAAGATTCCAAAGCAGGCAGACTCTGCCGGTGAGAGCAGAGTCTGCAATAAATTCTGACTGTGATTTTCGAATCCATCGAGAAACTGGCTTTAGATCAGACCGGCATAGACAAAGTAAGCAATCGATCCAATGCAGATGGGAATTCCGTAGGGCAACAGCAGCATCCGGGGCTTACGTTCGGCTGCAATTTCTGACAGCTTGCGTGGATCGCGAATGGTCGTCCATTCGGTCCAGATCAACATGGCCTGACCGACGTGCTTATGCAGATCTTTGCGATAGCAGGCCATGATGATGGCCATAATCGCACCGACAACGACAGAGACCATAAAGGCTTGCCACGTAATGGCTGCACCCAGCCAGGCTCCCATGCCCGCCATGAGCTTCACGTCACCAGCACCCATACCACCCACTGCGTAAAGTGGCAGCAGGCAGGCCAGGCCGACAACCATACCAATCAGTGAATCACCCAGACCGGCCCAGCCGCCCATGACGAAGCCATAAATCAGGCCGCTGAGCACCATGGGGAAAGTAATCCAGTTAGGAACTCGCAATTCTTTACCGTCGATCCAGGCAGCAAGAATGAGCACCAGAGAAACAAATTTGACATCCCAATGCTGCATGAGAAAACTCTGCCAGTCCATGATCCATAACCTTTCATTTGAGGGGCAATTGGGCTGGTGAGGAGGAGTTCAGCCAGCAACGAAAAGTCCGATTTCGGCCTTCCAGATAAGGCCGTTTCACTGGGAATCTAGGTCATGTTTCGCAAAGGCGACGGAAGAAATTCTTGAGAATTCTTTTTTCCAGACCGGATTTCCGGGCCATGAGAATGCTGCATGTCTTGCGATGGCCAAAAGTTTCCTGGCCTCTGCTTCCACATGATGGAAGAAACGTTTCAGTCGAATCGATCGAAAAAACATTAAAAACAGACAGCCAGACGCCGGAATGACAAATGGCGTCATTCTGGCGACTGGCTGAAATCGGTAACACGTCCTTCGTCGTGACACTCCAGGGAGTGGCAAGAAGGTGAATTAGCTGAATGTTTGCTATCTGCCCAGCAGTAAGGTGACAGCCACCATCAGACCCGCAAAAGTCGCAGTGATCAGCTCGGCGACACCGTTGGCGGCAAATTCGATCCAAAAGGGAAACATAAACCAATCCGTTTCGTAAACTGAAATTTCGTGAGTGAAGCCCGCATCAATGCTCCAAAAGCCGCCGCACGACTGGTTTGTCTTGCGGCGGCTATGGAATTTTCAGAATCAGCCCAGACTATGTCGCGAGAGTATCGGCGACGTTCTGGAACTTGGCAGCGGCGTTGGTGCCGATGGCCTGCACAGCTGTGAGGCAAACGATCACGATCAGGGCCAGCATGACCGCGTATTCAACGGCTGTTGGACCATCTTCAGAAACCAGGAACTTCTTGACGCTGTTGATAATCTGCATTTCGACACACCCTCTGAATGATGACTGTGACCAGCATGTGTCAAGAACCCGCTGCTACCACCGGAGTTGCAGTCCCTGATTCCCGATCCACATACAGGCTCGCAAATTTCAGTAACCCAGACGGCAATCTGTTCGTGGTTGCTGGCATTTGCATTTCGTACGACCGCTTCATCGAGGGTTGTTGTTGGCCTCGCTGAAGGGCTTCACCAGAAAGCTAGGTCACATTTACGATGAGTCAAATTGCTGCTTGTAGAAAAATTTTGAGGATCTCGTTGCCTTGCCGGGTCGTGCCGGTGATGTGGCAAATCAGAAACGAGCTCAGGGCCAGTTTGAATCAAGTTGCGAAAAGGTGCGCCAGGCGAATCATTTCCGCAACATCACCATCGCAATGGTTCATTTTCGATGAATGGATCTGCAGCAGGTCACGGAGTTCTGAGGAGCATCTGCGACTGCCATTGGAGAGTCACTTTTCAACCCTCGCGATGTTTTTGAGAGCACCAGGTTCCGCAGGCGAGTAAAGACGCCAGGCAGCGCCCTGCCAGCGAAGCCAGAAACAACGTCTGATAAGCCGCCATGGCGTTTTCGGGTGTTGATGCTTCTAACAGCCAGCTCAACCACCAGGCTCCGGCAATGCCAGAAAGGCCAGCGGCCATACCAGCACCTAATCGAAAGACGGCAAATGAGGCACTGCGGTCACCCTCGGGGCTTAATCGTAGCGCCATGTGGGGGCCGGCTACGTTCACTGCGCCAAAGGCTCCCCACGCGACATACGCACCGCCAATCATCCACCAGAATTGCGGCGATGAAAAGTAGAAAAAGAGCATCGAACTGGCAGTGATCGCTGTTCCGAAAGTCAGCACAAATCCTTCTCGTTGTCTGGAAGAGAATTGCCCTCCCTGCCAGGAGGCTGGCAGTTGAATCAAGTACATGAGAGAGAACATGGCCTGCATGGGGAGAATCGACATTTTGAGGATCTGATACTGATACTGCGCCAGAACAGCCTGAGTTAACCCGTTCGCTGCTCCCAGACACCACGCATGAGCAATCAGCCAGCCATACCCCGGCTGTTGAAACGATTCGCGTAAAGTGGCCCACAGCCCCGTGCTTCTTCGAACCTGGGCCAATGAGACTTCAGGCAGAGCGAGCATGGGAAGAAGAGAAGCCAATTGCAGCAGGACACCTGTGAGAAAAATTCCTGCATAGACCATAATCAGCAATTGATTGGAGCCAGTCATGCGGGCCTGTGACTGTGCAAAATCGCGAATCGCCGCTGCGATGAATGGCAGCAGCAGTTGTGTGGCAATCATCGCCATGGAACGTATCGCGAGAGTCCTTCCCCAAAGTGGTGGCGCAGCGAGTAGACTGATCCAGTCACTCCAGGCAGCAAAGGCAATCCCCTGAAAGATACTGGCTAAAGAGATGGCCAGAATGATCAGCCAGAGTGCCGTCTGAGGATCAGGAAAGTCGTGATGCAACAGCGCAATCCCTGGGATGCAGACGAAGAACAGCCGGGAGACAACGGTTGAAAACCACCAGAGATGACGGCGACCCCAGCCACTCTGAAGTAGCGGCCTCGCATACAGTCCGGCTAAACCGCATAAATCGGGCAGAGCGAGCAATAAACCCAGCATCCAGCCCTTCGCACCCGCTTCCTGAACGAACCAGTTAAAGAAGACACCACTGGTCAACGTGCTGCCTGCCTGCCAGAGGAAGGATGTCAGGGCGATTCTGATGGAAAGTCCTGCAGGCATGGGCAATGTGGCTTTCAAGAATCCATTCCTCGATCAGCGGGCAAACTCAAATTTGATTTTTAGTAGGCAGGGGGCGATCCAAATTGTCTTGATCTCAGGTTGCGACTCGAATCCGATGTCAGGTGAGCTTAAACTGTGGCAGTTCCAATACGACTGGATCAACATCGATTTCCGATACCTTGCTGTCGCTGGGACTTTCGATAAGGCCTGAATATGTTTTCGATGGAGTTGCTGGAAGAGATTTCCCGGCTGACCACTCCGGTGATTGCCGGAGCTGCCGTCGTCCATGTGCTGATCTTTCTGTATCTGTGGGTCTGGGCCAATCGCGATTTGAAGAGAATCTCTGCCGAGTTTGAACGCTTCACACGCGGGTTGGATCATCGCAGTGTGCTGGAGCCTTACTCGAGTCTTTCTGATCAGATCGATGCCTTTCTGGCGGATGTTCGCGACGTCTTGGAAAATCCGCTGCGAAAAACAGAACGTCGGTTATTGCTGGATCGTTTAGTGACGCTGGATGAACACCGCCGCTACCTGCAGTCGCAAAGCTTCGAGACTCTTTATAACGTCGCCCGGTCGATGATTGAGGCTTATCCGATGGCGGGTGTTCTGGGCACAATCATTGCCATTGGTTGTGCACTGCAACAATCGCCGGGTGAAGATGGACGGCAAACGATTCAGGCCATTGTGCAGTTCTTTGGCAATTCGATCTGGTCCACTTTTGCCGGGCTATTGGCGGCTATTCTGCTGATGTTTATCAACAGTTTGTTCGAAACGAAATTTCGGCGGTTGGCAGAGAATCGAACTTTTGCTCGTGAAACCGTCGCGATGGCTCGCCGAGAACTGGCCATTGTTCCCGCCGGGAATGGCGGGGATCACCAGACAAGGCCCGTTGAAACGACGAGGTTGGCACCATGAAGCCGCATCGACTGGTGTTTCAACTCACATCACTGCTGGATCTGCTGCTGATTGTGATGTTCGCACAGTATCTCGAGATGCGTGTGCAGGAAGAAGAACTTCGTTCCACGATGGCTGCTGAGAGACAATCGCTGGAGCAGGAACTCTGGAGACGCTCGACCGAAGCCTCATTATCGCGACAGGAGATCGAGCGATTGATGGGCGTTATCGAGCGAGTCTTTCAGCAAGATCCTCAAGAACTGCTGAAACTGCTCGATAAGCAGCCACCTGGAATCACTCAAAACCAAGGTGTTGCCGGTGCACAGGCTGAAGTACAGCTGCTGCGAACTCGATTGGTGCGACATTTTCAGACACACGACGAGATGCGAAAACGGATCGACTTATGGCAGCTTCATCTGGCAGCCAATGGAATTGTGCGTGTCGATACCGGCCGGGGCTTGCCGACAGTTGAGTTTCGCGTCACGACGGCTGAACAAGTCGCACAGGATCTCTTTGCGCTTTCTAAAACCGTTGATCAGCCCAAGAGTCTCGTCGTCATGTTGTTAACGTGGGGTGATGCCAGGTTCGGTGATCGCCAGGTGATGGAACAGGGGTTGGAACTGGCGGCTGAGCGGATGCAGAAAGATGCCGGGACGAGGTCTCGAATTGAGCGGGCCACGCTGGGTTATCGCAGCGATACTGATCGTCTTCCGCAAGTGCCTTGATTCCCACGGCATGACGAGTTTGACTTATCAGCCAGCACGAATGATGACCAGAGCCATAGACAACAGGTGAGAAGCATGTCAGACGATAATCGATATGATGGCCGGATGCCTTATCGCAAATGTGGGAAATGGGGCCTCAAACTTCCGGCGATTACTTTGGGTTGCTGGCATAACTTTGGCGGGAGTGCGCCCACGGCTAATCAGCGGGCGATGATTCACACCGCCTTCGATGCGGGGATCACGCACTTCGATCTGGCCAACAATTACGGCCCGCCGCCGGGTTCAGCCGAAGAAAATGTCGGCAAGTTACTACGCGAGCTTCCTCGCGATGAGATTATTGTCTCTTCGAAAGCGGGCTACCTGATGTGGCCTGGGCCCTATGGCGAATATGGTTCCCGCAAATATCTGCTCGCGAGTCTGGATCAATCGTTAAAACGGCTGGGCATGGATTATGTCGACATCTTCTACAGCCATCGATTTGACAGCGAGACTCCCCTTGAAGAAACGATGGGTGCCCTGGAAACGGCTGTAAAACAAGGGAAAGCTCTGTATACCGGGATCAGCAGTTACACTTCGGATCAGTCGATTGCTGCCATTCAGACGTGTGCTGCTAAAGGCTTTCAACCGCTGATCATTCATCAACCCAATTATTCCCTGCTCAACCGCTGGATTGAAAAGCGGTTACTGAATGTCACGGGATTACACGGCATGGGTGTGATCGCCTTTTGCCCGCTTTATCAGGGGTTGCTGACGGATAAATATCTGAATGGCATTCCGGCAGGGTCGCGCGCGACAGTAACGGGTTCCCTCTTGCGTGAAGGAGATCTACGGCCAGAAGTGATCGAGGTTGTTCGCAAGCTGGCAGAACTGGCGAAGCAACGTGGCCAGACATTGGCTCAAATGGCACTGTCATGGGTCTTGAGAGACAACCGAGTGACGACAGCACTGATTGGCGCCAGCTCGCCGCAGCAGATTCTGGAAAATGTCGAGTGTGTAAAAAAACTCAGCTTCACCCGTGAAGAACTTCAGCAGATTGACGCGTGGACCAGCAGTATCGAATTGCCAGCCAGCCCCTGGGCGACTGAGTAACGGCAAACCAGAGGTTTTGTCTGAATTCGTCCTGAATTTTGGCGACTTCTGGTGAGATGAGTGTTCAATGAGAGTGTTGAACACGGGCTTTCCTTACGTCGTTGTCTGGCCATGGAGAAAACAGCATGAGCTATCTTGTGAGTCGTCGGTCATTCTTAAGGGCCGCTGGCTTTGCTGCGGCAATCAACGTTTCTGGTGTTTTTGCAGAAGAGTTAATGCGAACACCGGCACTCACGGAGGGGCCGTTTTATCCGGATCATTTACCGCTGGATACCGATAACGATCTGCTCGTGGTGAATAACCAGATCACTCCTGCTGTGGGCGAGATTACTCATCTTTCGGGGAAATTGCTGAGTTCTACGGGTGAGCCCATCCGTAATGCGTTCATTGAGATCTGGCAGGTCGATGGGAACGGGGCTTATCTGCATACCGGAGACAGCCGGCATGCCAGTTTTGACAAGAATTTT is a window of Planctopirus limnophila DSM 3776 DNA encoding:
- the cpaB gene encoding Flp pilus assembly protein CpaB, coding for MKPMILMLVAVACGLIAMMGVQQTLGSRSGEGSGPKIKVLVARKEVQAGTPLDETCVGFKLVSKSEAPDDVISSKEEYDKRAPRVKLYEGQYVLKKQLGNKGEYGASMEIPPGMRVVTVPVTATMTHSGLLSPGDRVDVQVTYSYTRPKYGKTFKTRTVLQYIEVWATDSVRMGTEAAKEDSSQSKNVSLLVYPGQGALLQLAQEKGTLHLLLRGRNDKAPAEQTGDLDENALDRKLAELFDEPEDQEPATTPQSVASSLPASPSPTPAMPQPSFADFLNSSTDETAPVVEPPPPPKPTWKVEIFNGDKKQVAEFELPESPETLTPSTRAQNQPTKGGWLGMLGLGKSKSQTTTRKTNSVSTPENRTDRIKSPEDSPSAMQSSDAMKR
- a CDS encoding A24 family peptidase encodes the protein MDWQSFLMQHWDVKFVSLVLILAAWIDGKELRVPNWITFPMVLSGLIYGFVMGGWAGLGDSLIGMVVGLACLLPLYAVGGMGAGDVKLMAGMGAWLGAAITWQAFMVSVVVGAIMAIIMACYRKDLHKHVGQAMLIWTEWTTIRDPRKLSEIAAERKPRMLLLPYGIPICIGSIAYFVYAGLI
- a CDS encoding Flp family type IVb pilin; amino-acid sequence: MQIINSVKKFLVSEDGPTAVEYAVMLALIVIVCLTAVQAIGTNAAAKFQNVADTLAT
- a CDS encoding MFS transporter, translated to MKATLPMPAGLSIRIALTSFLWQAGSTLTSGVFFNWFVQEAGAKGWMLGLLLALPDLCGLAGLYARPLLQSGWGRRHLWWFSTVVSRLFFVCIPGIALLHHDFPDPQTALWLIILAISLASIFQGIAFAAWSDWISLLAAPPLWGRTLAIRSMAMIATQLLLPFIAAAIRDFAQSQARMTGSNQLLIMVYAGIFLTGVLLQLASLLPMLALPEVSLAQVRRSTGLWATLRESFQQPGYGWLIAHAWCLGAANGLTQAVLAQYQYQILKMSILPMQAMFSLMYLIQLPASWQGGQFSSRQREGFVLTFGTAITASSMLFFYFSSPQFWWMIGGAYVAWGAFGAVNVAGPHMALRLSPEGDRSASFAVFRLGAGMAAGLSGIAGAWWLSWLLEASTPENAMAAYQTLFLASLAGRCLASLLACGTWCSQKHREG
- a CDS encoding MotA/TolQ/ExbB proton channel family protein yields the protein MFSMELLEEISRLTTPVIAGAAVVHVLIFLYLWVWANRDLKRISAEFERFTRGLDHRSVLEPYSSLSDQIDAFLADVRDVLENPLRKTERRLLLDRLVTLDEHRRYLQSQSFETLYNVARSMIEAYPMAGVLGTIIAIGCALQQSPGEDGRQTIQAIVQFFGNSIWSTFAGLLAAILLMFINSLFETKFRRLAENRTFARETVAMARRELAIVPAGNGGDHQTRPVETTRLAP
- a CDS encoding aldo/keto reductase, with amino-acid sequence MSDDNRYDGRMPYRKCGKWGLKLPAITLGCWHNFGGSAPTANQRAMIHTAFDAGITHFDLANNYGPPPGSAEENVGKLLRELPRDEIIVSSKAGYLMWPGPYGEYGSRKYLLASLDQSLKRLGMDYVDIFYSHRFDSETPLEETMGALETAVKQGKALYTGISSYTSDQSIAAIQTCAAKGFQPLIIHQPNYSLLNRWIEKRLLNVTGLHGMGVIAFCPLYQGLLTDKYLNGIPAGSRATVTGSLLREGDLRPEVIEVVRKLAELAKQRGQTLAQMALSWVLRDNRVTTALIGASSPQQILENVECVKKLSFTREELQQIDAWTSSIELPASPWATE